In Vicia villosa cultivar HV-30 ecotype Madison, WI linkage group LG7, Vvil1.0, whole genome shotgun sequence, the DNA window AAATTTTCTAGCAAATAAGAAACAAAGTGAAGTTGGCTGGTTATTATAAAGACATGTCTTCTGATCCTGCAAAATTTTCTTGAAGAATTCCTCTTTGATGTCGTTCTTCCCAAACGTAGCCGGGTGAGCACCGCCTCTTGACCAATCGACATAAGTGAGGCTCCGATTCGCCAGAAGATGAGGAGTATTAATGTTTAACATTGTCTGGAAATAGTGTTCATCCACATAGCATTTGTGCGGTACGCAAAACTCTTTGAGTTTTGGATAGTAAGTCCTGTCTTCAACTATCCTAACTGCAAGTTCTCGATTAATTTCGAACCACTGAGACCCTTTACGCCAGTCGCTCAGGTTGATTTCAGGTTTCATGTTTTCCTCGTAGCGTCCTCTTCCGTAAGGCCCAAGTTCATCAACTGCGCCCATAAAGCTATACCTTGACCGCGACAAGTAACGGTATACAATGCTGAAGTTCTGGATAGGGATGCAGGCCTCGGATAGAAGAACAAACCATTCGTTCGAGATATCAAGCAATGCATTCGCTAGAAGCCTTCTTTCGGCATCACACATACTCATCATTCCCCATTCCGCCACCTGTAAAGAAGGAAGATAATCAGAATTCAATACGAGATTCATGTCTAAATTAATACACACTAAACACTCGTATCGAATGGATTCAATTTAATATTGAATCAAGATACAAATCATGTGTATTGTAAGATCCTGATAACCATGTGACCATACATGAGAACCATGCGACCATATATTAGAGTCTTCTCAAGTTTTGGAAGCTCTGTGTAGGTTAATCACGATTCAACTGTGACAAAACAATTAGAGGCCCTATTTAACCACGGTTTATCAAAGATTTATGAGATCCTATTTAGATACAATTTAACCGTAACAAATTTCAACGTATGGCACGTCCTCAAAGCCGGCCCTGCCATACATTGAAACACCAACAAACaaacttgaaataaaataaagctAGCTCGAACCTGGCTGGGGATCTGTCTCCGATAAAAAACCGACGATGGCGGAAAATCAGCATTGTAAGACGGCAACGAATGAACATAGATGGAATAAAGCTTCTCATGTCCCTTAAAGAACCTCTCCCAAAGTGGTGCCATTGGCAAAGGTCCCTTGGTCAAGAACATAAACGCGATCTTCGGAGTTCTTTTAAACGGATAACTCTGAATCCTCGGAACAAAAGAAGCTCTCCAGAAGAGTTCAACATCACTCATACTATGCAACAAACTAGAAGGAGCCTTAAACCAATTCTCCACAACCGCCGGCCTCTGAAAACAAGGCTTACGCGATGACGACGATTGGACGAAAGCCACATTATAAATACCGAAATGCCTAATCATATACATACTAAGAAATGAACCACCAATTCCAATTATCAGAAAGAGTAAGAAAAACTGCAAAAGCCTCAAAGGAAATTGCCTTGTGTGTGTCACTCTTAATGTAGCTATTGCAGCAGGGTCCTTCCCTTCCTCCAATCTAGTAGGAAGCAtagttttcttcttctcttaCAATCAAATCTAAGATCTTGTTACTTGTGTAACTTCATACACAACCAAAtcccaaaacaaaaacaaaaacaaaaaactcaCTTTCCATAAACAAAACCAGATCAAAACAAAACTGTCATGCTCATAAATACACACTATTCAAATTAATGAAACCCTATATCAAAGAATagatcaaaactaaataaaaagagaaaatttcTGCAGCCCAACACAAGTAACAACTATGATATCATTGAAAAATCGAAGGGTTATGAAAAAAATCTAAACTTTATTTGTTGTGTGATTCTGGGTAAGCATGAAAAGATGAAAATTTTCATGtcattgatgattcatcattcaCTCACAACAGTATAGGAACGTGGTGGGTTTTGCTTTGCGAGAGAATGAGAATAAAAAATCTCAGTAAAAGGGAAAGTTGATACTAATAACAGGGTGCTTCAAGATGAGAGAGAAAAGAaccaatgaaaaagaaacaacaaCGTTGTAAAAAGGTTTTTTTGTTTGAGTTTTGTTGTTGGTTTTTTGAGTATTGAATTGTTATTTATTGGTCTGTCTATGCCTATTTTTGTGGCCTATTATAGGTGCACGTGTATTATAGTAATTAAAATTTGAGTTAttacatttttcatttttcaagaaatttaaaattttatcattTATAATTTCATGTAATTGATTTTTATGTATATACATTATAAAATTCACTTAAATTGCGATAAgtatatctattattaatctaatgacaaaaaaatttatttattttagatgaGAAAGTAAGATAGTGTAAATTTATACGTAGATTTGTGGACGGTTGAATTAGGTGTTCTTGTAACGATCAATTAACTTAGATGAATATGATAATATAATTTAGTTAAActaatattttatagaaaatttaatatttcaattttcaagacattaaatacgtagattaccgagataaatttactattttaaaatctTAACAATTGTCCTGAGAGTACTAGTTagtatttttcataaaattaattattaaatttattactACTTTTTGACTAAATTTTcctattttatttgaaatattaaaattaattaattttattattattattattattactactatttttattttttttaaaaattgttactCAAAATTAATgagtaaaaaatttataaaacaaaatGTTATTGAATGTCATTAGTAATtataaaacaaatttataaaGACAATATTGTGTCTCtatgatttctttttttttttttgcttaataTAATATAAggtaatgtattttttttaagaaactaaaaataaaaggtAATGCATTACTCCCTCTCATCAttgatataataaaaaataataattttatattcattaaataactaatgtatgttatgtatataatagatacataacattaaaatatttaatttattaaaaaaatatttacattaaaaaccaaagagaataatattttttaacatttcaaatttattagaaatatatttaattttttatagaaaaaagtaattatgataaaatttatagaagtatcattcattaataattttggagagagaaaaataacccaaatatagaaaataataaattattatttt includes these proteins:
- the LOC131616305 gene encoding glycosyltransferase BC10: MLPTRLEEGKDPAAIATLRVTHTRQFPLRLLQFFLLFLIIGIGGSFLSMYMIRHFGIYNVAFVQSSSSRKPCFQRPAVVENWFKAPSSLLHSMSDVELFWRASFVPRIQSYPFKRTPKIAFMFLTKGPLPMAPLWERFFKGHEKLYSIYVHSLPSYNADFPPSSVFYRRQIPSQVAEWGMMSMCDAERRLLANALLDISNEWFVLLSEACIPIQNFSIVYRYLSRSRYSFMGAVDELGPYGRGRYEENMKPEINLSDWRKGSQWFEINRELAVRIVEDRTYYPKLKEFCVPHKCYVDEHYFQTMLNINTPHLLANRSLTYVDWSRGGAHPATFGKNDIKEEFFKKILQDQKTCLYNNQPTSLCFLFARKFSPNALGALLDLAPKVLGIGN